From Sander lucioperca isolate FBNREF2018 chromosome 14, SLUC_FBN_1.2, whole genome shotgun sequence, the proteins below share one genomic window:
- the LOC116041440 gene encoding aspartic acid-rich protein-like gives MSIFPATIDFQEPCDPSWPVYFCSDDTIEEDDVSRSLKRRGIDALHMRTRAAEEKHMLYQEMRTVTEHLNQQHAFLCSAINDTEQPGAKATLIQRLKQLERKLHHATVMFHQHVPDIVPATRSYVVPENPYLSQDLPMSSVQTLVYDDDDDDDDDDDDDDDDDDDDDNDSN, from the exons ATGAGCATCTTCCCTGCAACAATTGATTTTCAGGAACCATGCGATCCCTCTTGGCCTGTCTACTTCTGCTCTGATGACACT ATTGAAGAAGATGACGTTTCAAGGAGTCTAAAAAGGCGTGGAATTGATGCCTTACATATGAGGACACGGGCAGCTGAGGAAAAGCACATGCTTTACCAGGAAATGAGAACTGTAACTGAACACCTCAATCAGCAGCATGCCTTTCTGTGCTCTGCCATCAATGACACAGAGCAGCCTGGTGCAAAAGCTACTCTCATCCAACGTCTCAAACAGCTGGAAAGAAAGCTACATCATGCCACTGTGATGTTTCACCAACATGTACCAGATATTGTTCCTGCAACACGTAGTTATGTCGTCCCAGAAAACCCCTACCTGTCTCAGGACCTCCCCATGTCAAGTGTACAGACACTggtatatgatgatgatgatgatgatgatgatgatgatgatgatgatgatgatgatgatgatgacgatgacaATGACAGCAACTAG